A genomic stretch from Sulfurimonas sediminis includes:
- a CDS encoding DUF309 domain-containing protein, with protein MKTMHKHIDEFIKCLEEERYYDAHEALEAAWFPRRFEKDKEVKLLKGFINASVSFELIKRGRKEQSKKVWANYLKYRPFLFEIDSPCQNRYYQLSRLVETIKKDNRHRF; from the coding sequence ATGAAAACGATGCATAAGCATATCGACGAATTTATAAAATGCCTCGAAGAAGAACGTTATTACGATGCGCATGAAGCACTTGAAGCAGCCTGGTTTCCCCGTCGTTTTGAAAAAGACAAAGAGGTAAAACTGCTCAAAGGCTTCATCAATGCCTCTGTCAGTTTTGAACTTATCAAACGAGGGCGCAAAGAGCAGAGCAAAAAAGTCTGGGCAAATTATCTCAAATACAGACCTTTTCTTTTTGAGATAGACTCCCCCTGTCAGAACCGTTACTATCAGCTTTCAAGACTTGTTGAAACTATAAAAAAGGACAATCGGCACCGCTTTTAG